In the genome of Rhizobium etli 8C-3, one region contains:
- a CDS encoding MOSC domain-containing protein, protein MRVSDLFIYPLKSARAIAIPFSAVDAFGLSGDRRAMVTDPDGHFITQRELPALARIEVRPEPETFRLVMTGKPDIAVPQPERRMDVVVWKSLVNAAVADDESNARLSQWLGREVRLVFFDSQAQRIANPEWAGGETPMTFADGYQILVTTTGSLKALNANLASLEQGSVGMERFRPNIVIDTDEAWLEDRWAAIEIGAIRFDLVKPCSRCIMTTQDQVTGSRDVPNPMVAMSRIRMSADRRVPGPIFGWNAVPRGSGRIAIGDAVTIIEERPEGWAFKVRASG, encoded by the coding sequence ATGCGCGTCAGCGATCTTTTCATCTATCCGCTCAAGAGCGCTCGCGCCATTGCCATCCCTTTCTCGGCGGTCGATGCATTCGGCCTTTCCGGCGACCGGCGCGCGATGGTGACGGATCCTGACGGTCATTTCATCACGCAACGCGAATTGCCGGCACTCGCACGGATCGAAGTCCGACCCGAGCCGGAGACTTTTCGGCTGGTGATGACGGGCAAGCCGGATATCGCCGTCCCGCAGCCGGAGCGCCGCATGGACGTCGTCGTCTGGAAATCCCTGGTGAACGCCGCAGTTGCCGACGACGAAAGCAATGCTCGGCTTTCCCAATGGCTCGGACGGGAGGTGAGACTGGTCTTCTTCGATAGCCAGGCACAGCGCATCGCCAATCCCGAATGGGCAGGCGGTGAGACTCCCATGACATTCGCTGACGGCTATCAGATCCTGGTGACGACGACCGGTTCGCTGAAAGCGCTCAACGCCAACCTCGCCTCGCTTGAGCAGGGCAGCGTCGGCATGGAGCGCTTTCGGCCGAACATCGTTATCGATACGGACGAAGCCTGGCTGGAGGACCGCTGGGCGGCAATCGAGATCGGCGCAATCCGTTTCGATCTGGTGAAACCCTGCTCGCGCTGCATCATGACGACGCAGGACCAGGTGACGGGCTCTCGCGATGTGCCAAACCCGATGGTCGCCATGAGCCGCATCCGCATGTCGGCAGACCGCCGCGTGCCCGGCCCGATTTTCGGCTGGAATGCCGTACCGCGCGGCTCCGGCCGGATCGCCATCGGCGATGCTGTCACCATCATCGAGGAACGGCCGGAAGGCTGGGCTTTCAAGGTGCGCGCGTCGGGTTAA
- a CDS encoding YfbR-like 5'-deoxynucleotidase, with protein MLSGRRLDLLDPSPLDVELSDIAHGLARVARWNGQTRGNHAFSVAQHCLVVEDIFRRFNHATPDDCLMALLHDAPEYVIGDMISPFKSVVGGGYKAVEKRLEAAVHLRFGLPPHPSRELKEKIKKADTIAAYFEATCLAGFTPVEARKFFGQPRGISKDMLLIEPLPALDAQRLFCERFEAIEMMRRSTKL; from the coding sequence ATGCTGTCTGGCCGACGCCTGGATCTGCTCGACCCCTCGCCGCTGGATGTCGAACTCAGCGATATCGCCCACGGGCTGGCGCGTGTCGCGCGCTGGAACGGCCAGACCCGCGGGAACCATGCCTTCTCCGTCGCCCAGCACTGCCTCGTCGTCGAGGACATCTTCCGGCGGTTCAACCATGCGACGCCTGACGATTGCTTGATGGCGCTGCTGCACGACGCCCCCGAATATGTGATCGGCGACATGATCTCGCCGTTCAAGTCAGTCGTCGGCGGCGGCTATAAGGCCGTGGAAAAGCGTCTCGAGGCGGCCGTTCACCTGCGCTTCGGCCTGCCGCCGCACCCGTCACGGGAACTCAAGGAAAAGATCAAGAAGGCCGATACGATCGCGGCATATTTCGAGGCGACCTGCCTTGCCGGTTTCACGCCTGTCGAAGCCCGGAAATTCTTCGGCCAGCCGCGCGGCATCAGCAAGGACATGCTGTTGATCGAGCCGCTTCCGGCGCTGGATGCGCAGCGACTCTTCTGCGAGCGCTTCGAGGCGATCGAAATGATGCGGAGGAGCACGAAACTATGA
- a CDS encoding SOS response-associated peptidase has product MCGRYALTLSPEELKEILGLLELEDFPARYNIAPTQPILVVASGEAQERGSNLPDRRAVLVRWGFTPSWVKDPKVFPLLINARAETAIGKASFRAAMRHRRVLVPASGFYEWHRPSKKSGERPQAYWIRPRGGGVVAFAGLMETWSSADGSEVDTGAILTTAANASIASIHDRMPVVIKPEDFARWLDCRTQEPRDVVGLMQPTDEDFFEAIPIADKVNKVANMGADLQTPLVIDKPPKAPGKEAGDGQLSLF; this is encoded by the coding sequence ATGTGCGGACGCTACGCCTTGACGCTGAGCCCGGAGGAGTTGAAGGAGATACTTGGGCTGCTGGAGCTTGAGGACTTTCCCGCGCGCTACAATATTGCGCCGACGCAGCCGATCCTCGTCGTTGCTTCCGGCGAGGCGCAGGAGCGCGGCAGCAATCTTCCGGATCGCCGCGCCGTGCTGGTGCGCTGGGGCTTCACGCCGTCCTGGGTCAAGGATCCGAAGGTATTTCCGCTGCTGATCAATGCGCGGGCCGAGACCGCAATCGGCAAGGCATCCTTCCGCGCCGCCATGCGCCATCGCCGCGTGCTCGTTCCGGCTTCCGGCTTCTACGAATGGCATCGTCCCTCGAAAAAAAGCGGCGAGAGGCCCCAGGCTTATTGGATCCGGCCCCGCGGCGGCGGCGTGGTTGCCTTCGCCGGCCTGATGGAGACCTGGTCGTCGGCCGACGGCTCGGAAGTCGATACGGGGGCAATCCTGACCACGGCGGCAAACGCTTCCATCGCATCGATCCATGATCGCATGCCGGTCGTCATCAAGCCGGAGGATTTCGCCCGATGGCTCGACTGCAGGACGCAGGAACCGCGCGACGTCGTCGGCCTGATGCAGCCGACGGACGAGGATTTCTTCGAAGCGATCCCCATCGCAGACAAGGTCAACAAGGTCGCCAACATGGGAGCCGACCTGCAGACGCCGTTGGTGATCGACAAACCGCCGAAAGCGCCCGGCAAGGAAGCTGGCGACGGCCAGCTCAGCTTGTTCTGA
- a CDS encoding TIGR02301 family protein, which produces MIPVRRVFLSLAVCAGSAMAAAAWAQDKAPPAVSESVPAAPVVVPYDDKLSRLAEVIGSVHYLRTLCKAPGGSEWRSDMQKLLDSETRDEPQRKEKLTAAFNRGYRAFASVYTDCTPSAIVAEERYRNEGATLATEITSRFGN; this is translated from the coding sequence ATGATTCCCGTTCGACGCGTTTTTCTGTCTCTCGCTGTCTGCGCCGGCTCGGCAATGGCTGCTGCGGCATGGGCGCAGGACAAGGCTCCGCCGGCGGTGAGCGAATCGGTGCCGGCAGCGCCCGTCGTCGTGCCTTATGACGACAAGCTTTCGCGGCTGGCGGAGGTGATCGGCTCGGTCCACTACCTGCGCACGCTCTGCAAGGCGCCGGGCGGCAGCGAATGGCGAAGCGACATGCAAAAGCTGCTGGATTCGGAGACGAGGGATGAACCGCAGCGGAAGGAAAAGCTGACGGCGGCGTTCAACCGCGGCTACCGCGCTTTTGCTTCAGTCTACACCGATTGCACTCCGTCAGCCATCGTGGCAGAAGAGCGCTACCGTAACGAAGGTGCAACACTCGCCACGGAAATTACCTCGCGCTTTGGAAATTAG
- a CDS encoding mechanosensitive ion channel family protein — MEQATDVIAATRTALNEASALAVQYAFSILGAMILLIAGWIMASFVSRWAYEGMSRVRGIDETLARFFTNVLRYALLILVFVTVLAQFGVQTASIIAALGAVGLAIGLALQGTLQNIAAGIMLLILRPFRVGEYIETSSVSGTVREIGLFATELKTSDGLYRLAPNSILWNTPITNYSREPTRQNELKISLAYEDDADAAMERLLGFAKADPRILRTPAPAVFIDSMSGATIGITLRYWAKTGDWWGVSRDMIKRAKLAVDRNGHLIPPYGTQVPPSPADADAEGIAGEPAMSERQGRR, encoded by the coding sequence ATGGAGCAGGCAACGGACGTCATCGCGGCAACCCGCACGGCGCTCAACGAGGCAAGCGCGCTTGCCGTGCAATATGCGTTCTCGATCCTTGGAGCGATGATCCTTCTGATCGCCGGCTGGATCATGGCAAGCTTCGTGAGCCGTTGGGCCTATGAAGGCATGTCGCGGGTGCGTGGCATCGACGAGACGCTGGCGCGTTTCTTCACGAATGTCTTGCGCTATGCACTGTTGATCCTCGTTTTTGTTACGGTTCTTGCCCAATTCGGCGTTCAGACTGCGTCGATCATCGCTGCTCTTGGCGCTGTGGGCCTGGCGATCGGCCTTGCGCTGCAGGGAACGCTGCAGAATATTGCAGCGGGCATCATGCTGCTCATCCTGCGCCCCTTCCGGGTCGGGGAGTATATCGAGACGAGCAGCGTCTCGGGCACCGTTCGCGAGATCGGTCTCTTCGCCACGGAATTGAAGACATCCGACGGGCTCTATCGGCTCGCTCCGAATTCCATCCTCTGGAACACGCCGATCACCAACTACAGTCGTGAACCAACGCGCCAGAACGAGCTGAAGATAAGCCTCGCCTATGAAGACGATGCCGATGCCGCCATGGAGCGATTGCTCGGCTTTGCCAAGGCCGACCCGCGCATCCTTAGAACGCCGGCCCCTGCCGTCTTCATCGACAGCATGAGCGGCGCCACGATCGGTATCACGCTGCGCTACTGGGCCAAGACCGGGGACTGGTGGGGCGTGAGCCGCGACATGATCAAACGCGCCAAGCTCGCCGTAGACCGAAACGGGCATCTCATTCCCCCCTACGGCACGCAAGTGCCGCCCAGTCCGGCGGACGCCGACGCCGAAGGGATAGCCGGCGAGCCGGCGATGTCCGAAAGACAAGGCCGCCGGTAG
- a CDS encoding HD domain-containing protein, whose translation MFDAKAFSPFESLAAKLTFYATEGDDGSHDLAHILRVFRNAMRIHATEGGDGRILAAAVLLHDCVAVEKSSPLRSKASTLAAQKASSILERLGWAADEIAAVAHAITTHSFSANITPETLEAKILQDADRLDAIGMVGAARCFYIGGRMASGLYDPFDPAAERRPLDDRRYAIDHFQTKLFKLADGFQTAAGRALAAERDKRLRDFLTAFMDEI comes from the coding sequence ATGTTCGACGCCAAGGCCTTTTCTCCTTTCGAGAGTCTCGCGGCCAAACTCACTTTCTACGCCACGGAAGGCGATGACGGGTCGCATGACCTTGCCCATATCCTGCGCGTCTTCCGCAATGCGATGCGGATACATGCAACAGAGGGCGGAGACGGTCGGATCCTCGCCGCCGCCGTTTTGCTTCATGACTGCGTCGCAGTCGAAAAGAGCTCCCCGTTGCGGTCCAAAGCTTCGACACTCGCGGCACAGAAGGCATCCAGCATCCTGGAGAGACTGGGCTGGGCGGCAGATGAGATCGCGGCCGTCGCGCATGCGATCACCACCCACAGCTTTTCTGCCAACATCACGCCCGAAACCCTGGAAGCGAAAATATTGCAGGACGCCGACCGCCTCGATGCAATCGGCATGGTGGGCGCGGCGCGCTGTTTTTATATCGGCGGTCGCATGGCGTCTGGCCTTTATGATCCATTCGATCCGGCTGCCGAACGACGCCCCCTCGACGATCGGCGTTATGCCATTGACCATTTCCAGACAAAGCTGTTCAAACTTGCCGACGGATTCCAGACGGCGGCGGGGCGCGCCCTTGCCGCCGAACGCGACAAGCGTCTGCGCGACTTTCTCACAGCATTCATGGACGAGATCTAG
- a CDS encoding phosphatidylserine decarboxylase: MSLLNTVRNTIVPVHKEGYVFVAAFFVASLILGWIFEPLFWVGLVLTLWCAYFFRDPERMTPQDDDLVISPADGKVSSIQMVTPPAELNLGNEPMLRISVFMNVFNCHVNRAPMRGRVVSINYRSGSFANAELDKASEDNERNGLVIETVRGQIGVVQIAGLVARRILCWANNNEPLDAGERFGLIRFGSRLDVFLPAAAAARVSLGQTAIAGETVLAEFGSPKGPVISRRS, from the coding sequence ATGAGCTTGCTCAATACCGTTCGAAACACCATCGTTCCGGTGCACAAGGAAGGTTATGTATTCGTTGCCGCCTTCTTCGTAGCGTCGCTGATCCTTGGCTGGATATTCGAGCCGCTCTTCTGGGTCGGTCTCGTCCTGACGCTCTGGTGCGCTTACTTCTTCCGTGATCCCGAGCGCATGACCCCGCAGGACGATGACCTGGTGATCTCGCCTGCCGATGGCAAGGTCTCTTCGATCCAGATGGTGACGCCGCCCGCCGAGCTGAACCTCGGCAACGAGCCGATGCTGCGCATCTCCGTCTTCATGAACGTCTTCAACTGCCATGTAAACCGCGCACCGATGCGTGGCCGCGTCGTCAGCATCAACTACCGGTCTGGCAGCTTCGCGAATGCCGAGCTCGACAAGGCCAGCGAAGACAACGAGCGCAATGGTCTGGTCATCGAGACTGTCCGCGGCCAGATCGGCGTCGTGCAGATCGCGGGCCTCGTCGCCCGCCGTATTCTGTGCTGGGCCAATAATAACGAGCCGCTGGATGCCGGCGAGCGCTTCGGCCTTATCCGCTTCGGCTCCAGGCTCGATGTTTTCCTGCCGGCCGCCGCAGCAGCACGTGTTTCGCTCGGCCAGACGGCGATTGCAGGCGAAACGGTACTTGCTGAATTCGGCTCCCCCAAGGGACCGGTCATCAGCCGCCGCAGCTAG
- a CDS encoding YnfA family protein, which translates to MTYIIYAFAALFEIAGCFAFWAWLRLGKPIAWLAPGMVSLALFAWLLTMVPSEAAGRTFAAYGGIYIVASLVWLWLAENRVPDRWDIGGAAVCLAGTAIILFGPRS; encoded by the coding sequence CTGACCTATATCATCTACGCATTTGCAGCCCTTTTCGAAATCGCGGGCTGCTTTGCCTTCTGGGCCTGGCTGAGGCTGGGCAAGCCGATTGCTTGGCTCGCGCCGGGCATGGTCTCGCTTGCCCTCTTTGCCTGGCTTCTGACGATGGTGCCGAGCGAGGCGGCCGGGCGCACCTTCGCGGCCTATGGCGGCATTTATATCGTCGCATCGCTTGTCTGGCTGTGGCTTGCAGAAAACCGTGTTCCGGACCGCTGGGATATCGGTGGGGCGGCCGTCTGCCTTGCCGGTACGGCGATCATCCTCTTCGGCCCGCGCAGCTAG
- a CDS encoding putative bifunctional diguanylate cyclase/phosphodiesterase yields MDAETLFWQQCTQAVGSDGSVDAKRLMALVIESYRSHGRNHALFALVLDNLPLGLSVFDAAQRLILCNDRFRQLFGFSADQAVPGVSVRALSTRIRGKERKMVRSKYRSKEAPAVPPGQGRIRRREWLMDDGRVIFSVVTVLPDGSNIAIHSDITEERKAAEQIAHLAHHDPLTGLPNRIRFREQVDAALSERAPDEQIALVHLNLDRFKAINDTMGVSTGDTILRQVAERIRASASSENTLARLGSDEFAILQRGRQQPWNVTALADQIRRELSEPFFRGDKQIELSVSMGIALAPEDGAETDVLLRNAGVALSQAKADGRKHERFFTTEMASSIQARHALEADLRLASHNDEFELHYQPLYDLRQQRICGFEALLRWNHPTRGRVPPMEFIPLAEEVGIVVDIGRWVLRKACSEAACWPEDIKIAVNVSAIQFTSGNLVADVDEAIAEAAISPARLELEITESVLMENLDDTLPILHALKERGIRISMDDFGTGYSSLSYLSSFPFDKIKIDKSFVCGISENKEAYAIMHAIILLGDALGMRVTVEGVETAEQKSLLESEECDEIQGYYISPPAPARDIARLLSASRSGSMEKVG; encoded by the coding sequence ATGGATGCTGAAACGCTTTTTTGGCAGCAATGCACCCAAGCCGTAGGCAGCGACGGTTCAGTCGACGCCAAGCGCCTCATGGCGCTGGTCATCGAGTCCTATCGAAGCCATGGCCGCAACCATGCCCTTTTCGCCCTCGTGCTCGATAACCTGCCGCTCGGTCTCAGCGTCTTCGACGCGGCACAGCGCCTGATCCTTTGCAACGACCGGTTCCGCCAGCTCTTCGGTTTCTCCGCCGATCAGGCGGTCCCTGGAGTTTCGGTGCGAGCTCTCAGTACCAGGATCCGCGGAAAAGAGAGGAAGATGGTGCGATCCAAATACCGATCCAAAGAGGCGCCCGCAGTGCCGCCCGGTCAAGGTAGAATCCGCCGGCGCGAATGGCTGATGGATGACGGCCGCGTTATCTTCAGCGTTGTGACCGTCTTACCGGATGGCAGCAACATCGCGATCCATTCCGACATTACCGAAGAGCGGAAGGCCGCCGAGCAAATCGCCCACCTCGCGCATCATGATCCGCTGACCGGCCTGCCGAACCGCATCCGCTTTCGTGAGCAGGTCGACGCAGCTCTTTCCGAGCGTGCGCCGGACGAGCAGATCGCGCTCGTGCACCTGAACCTCGACCGCTTCAAAGCCATCAACGATACGATGGGCGTTTCGACCGGCGACACCATCCTTCGCCAGGTTGCCGAACGCATCCGTGCATCGGCCAGCAGCGAGAACACGCTGGCCCGCCTCGGCTCCGATGAATTCGCAATTCTTCAACGCGGAAGGCAGCAGCCGTGGAATGTCACGGCGCTTGCCGACCAGATCCGTCGAGAGCTTTCCGAGCCCTTTTTTCGCGGCGACAAGCAGATCGAGCTCAGCGTCTCGATGGGAATTGCACTGGCGCCAGAAGATGGCGCCGAGACCGACGTATTGCTCCGCAATGCCGGCGTCGCGCTCTCGCAGGCCAAGGCGGACGGACGCAAGCATGAGCGCTTCTTCACCACCGAGATGGCATCAAGCATCCAGGCCCGCCACGCGCTCGAAGCCGACCTTCGGCTGGCATCCCACAACGACGAATTCGAACTGCATTACCAGCCGCTCTACGACCTGCGTCAGCAGCGCATTTGCGGTTTCGAAGCCCTTCTGCGCTGGAACCATCCGACGCGCGGCCGCGTGCCGCCGATGGAGTTCATCCCACTTGCCGAAGAGGTCGGCATCGTCGTCGATATCGGGCGCTGGGTTCTCAGAAAGGCGTGCAGCGAGGCTGCCTGCTGGCCGGAAGACATCAAGATCGCCGTCAATGTCTCGGCGATCCAGTTCACCAGCGGCAATCTTGTAGCCGATGTCGATGAGGCCATTGCTGAGGCTGCGATATCCCCGGCGCGGCTGGAACTGGAAATCACCGAAAGCGTGCTGATGGAAAATCTCGACGATACGCTGCCGATCCTTCATGCCCTGAAGGAACGTGGCATCCGCATTTCCATGGATGATTTCGGTACCGGTTATTCGTCGCTGAGCTACCTGAGCAGCTTTCCTTTCGACAAGATCAAGATCGACAAATCGTTCGTCTGCGGAATATCCGAAAACAAGGAAGCCTATGCCATCATGCACGCGATCATCCTGCTCGGCGACGCACTCGGCATGCGCGTCACCGTCGAGGGCGTCGAGACGGCCGAACAGAAGAGCCTGCTCGAAAGTGAGGAATGCGACGAGATTCAAGGCTACTACATCAGCCCGCCGGCACCTGCCCGGGACATCGCGCGGCTGCTTTCAGCATCGCGCTCCGGATCCATGGAGAAGGTGGGTTGA
- a CDS encoding YgfZ/GcvT domain-containing protein — protein sequence MPAVFLKDRALIRVSGADAEAFLHNLITTDVVSLCASEARPGALLTPQGKILFDFMIWRDGADFIIETDTGQQDALLKRLAIYKLRAAVTLEPDKDQGVTVSWDEQAAEGVADSRFAKAGGVLIRRGGNHGAADAMLYDALRAEHGVAISGRDFTLQDAFPHDVLLDLNGGLSFRKGCYVGQEVVSRMQHRGTARRRVVSVSADAELPATGTEITAAGKPLGALGTVIGSNGLAIVRIDRAGEAIANGIPLLAGETTVSLRLPPWSGLTFPAVANEVSA from the coding sequence ATGCCAGCCGTCTTTCTGAAGGATCGCGCGCTCATCCGCGTCAGCGGGGCCGACGCCGAGGCCTTTTTGCACAATCTCATTACGACCGACGTCGTCTCGCTTTGCGCAAGCGAAGCGCGGCCGGGCGCGCTGCTGACGCCGCAGGGCAAGATCCTGTTCGACTTCATGATCTGGCGCGACGGCGCCGATTTCATCATCGAGACGGACACCGGCCAGCAGGATGCACTCTTGAAGCGGCTGGCCATTTACAAGCTGCGCGCCGCCGTGACACTTGAACCGGACAAAGACCAGGGCGTTACCGTTTCCTGGGACGAACAAGCCGCGGAAGGGGTGGCCGACAGCCGCTTTGCGAAGGCCGGCGGGGTACTGATTCGCCGCGGTGGCAATCATGGTGCGGCCGATGCCATGCTTTACGATGCCCTGCGCGCCGAGCACGGCGTTGCGATTTCCGGTCGGGATTTCACCCTGCAGGACGCGTTTCCGCATGACGTGCTGCTGGATCTGAACGGTGGCCTCTCCTTCAGGAAGGGATGCTATGTCGGTCAGGAAGTCGTTTCCCGCATGCAGCACCGCGGCACCGCGCGCCGACGTGTCGTATCAGTCAGCGCCGATGCCGAACTGCCCGCCACGGGGACCGAGATCACGGCTGCCGGAAAGCCGCTCGGCGCGTTGGGCACCGTCATCGGCAGCAATGGGCTTGCGATCGTCCGCATCGATCGCGCCGGCGAAGCCATCGCAAACGGCATTCCGCTGCTGGCGGGAGAGACGACCGTTTCGCTGAGACTGCCGCCGTGGTCCGGCCTCACCTTCCCTGCCGTCGCAAACGAGGTAAGCGCGTGA
- a CDS encoding tyrosine phosphatase family protein, with protein MTRIVVSPLSGIAEMAVRHGAREMISLMAKEQAFHRPGVIAADRHLLLYMNDIAFKGTGKLVAPEEEHVRRLIDFAAAWDQRSPLLIHCWMGVSRSPAAALIAALSLAPEQDEMALAKRLRIASPYATPNARIVEIGDVLLRRKGRLVDAVRAIGRGADADGNAPFVFSVKTELVG; from the coding sequence ATGACGAGGATCGTCGTTTCGCCCCTTTCCGGGATCGCCGAAATGGCGGTGCGCCACGGCGCGCGGGAAATGATCAGCCTGATGGCAAAGGAACAGGCCTTCCACCGGCCCGGCGTGATTGCCGCCGACCGCCATCTACTTCTGTATATGAACGACATTGCCTTCAAGGGAACGGGAAAGCTGGTCGCGCCTGAGGAGGAGCATGTGCGCCGGCTGATCGATTTTGCCGCCGCCTGGGACCAGCGCTCTCCTCTGCTGATCCATTGCTGGATGGGCGTATCCCGCTCCCCCGCCGCCGCCCTGATCGCCGCGCTTTCGCTTGCGCCTGAGCAGGACGAGATGGCGCTGGCAAAGCGCCTGCGCATCGCCTCGCCCTATGCGACGCCAAATGCCCGCATTGTCGAAATCGGCGATGTGCTGCTTCGACGAAAGGGCCGTCTGGTGGATGCCGTGCGCGCCATCGGACGCGGTGCCGATGCCGATGGCAATGCGCCTTTCGTGTTCTCGGTAAAGACCGAATTGGTCGGTTGA
- a CDS encoding NUDIX hydrolase, giving the protein MTSKPRAASSAILERNGRFLLVLRRNPPSADMYAFPGGRAEDGETPDQTALRELEEETGIRAYSPQLLATYDLKAHAADGSVSSHFLLSVFTVKADAEAVAEASDDAAALGWYTVKEIRRLPVPQSVLECAERLCVQQYRRG; this is encoded by the coding sequence ATGACCTCAAAACCAAGAGCAGCGTCTTCAGCAATCCTCGAGCGCAACGGCCGCTTTCTCCTCGTGCTCCGCCGCAACCCGCCGTCTGCGGACATGTATGCTTTCCCCGGCGGCCGGGCGGAGGACGGCGAGACGCCTGACCAAACGGCCCTGAGGGAACTTGAGGAGGAGACCGGCATCCGCGCCTATAGCCCGCAGCTCCTTGCGACCTACGACCTGAAGGCCCATGCCGCCGACGGCAGCGTCAGCAGCCACTTCCTCCTTTCGGTCTTCACCGTAAAGGCTGACGCGGAAGCTGTAGCCGAGGCGTCGGACGACGCAGCGGCTCTCGGCTGGTACACCGTCAAGGAAATCCGTCGCTTGCCGGTGCCGCAGTCGGTGCTTGAATGTGCCGAACGGCTCTGCGTGCAACAATATCGGCGTGGATAG
- a CDS encoding superoxide dismutase family protein, with amino-acid sequence MARIVTIAAFAVAATASMAIAQDKQTAVANFVGEDGKENGRATLTAAASGGVLIELEVSNLPANRWVGFHVHEVGKCDPATHHESAGKHFDPTKAEHGILTAKGPHAGDMPNQFVDQHGVLRAQVFNSMATLDGKEDGVRGRALMIHANSDDYRSQPAGDAGARLACGVIE; translated from the coding sequence ATGGCCAGGATCGTCACAATCGCGGCATTTGCCGTTGCCGCAACGGCTTCGATGGCAATTGCGCAGGACAAGCAGACGGCAGTTGCAAATTTTGTCGGAGAGGACGGCAAGGAAAACGGCCGTGCTACGCTGACGGCTGCGGCCAGCGGCGGTGTATTGATCGAGCTGGAGGTCTCTAACCTTCCGGCAAACCGATGGGTAGGTTTCCATGTCCACGAAGTCGGCAAATGCGACCCGGCCACCCATCATGAATCGGCAGGCAAGCATTTCGATCCGACGAAGGCCGAGCACGGCATCCTGACAGCCAAGGGTCCGCATGCCGGCGATATGCCGAACCAGTTCGTCGATCAACATGGCGTCCTGCGCGCACAGGTTTTCAACAGCATGGCCACGCTTGACGGCAAGGAGGACGGCGTTCGCGGCCGTGCCCTCATGATCCACGCAAATTCGGATGACTATCGCAGTCAGCCGGCGGGCGATGCAGGCGCAAGGCTGGCTTGCGGCGTTATCGAATGA
- the pssA gene encoding CDP-diacylglycerol--serine O-phosphatidyltransferase — METPFPPFEPNGPNDSARGPRLREIPLRLVVPNLITILAICAGLTGIRLAFESRYELAVIMVLLAAFLDGIDGRVARLMKATSKFGAQMDSLADIVNFGVAPALVVYVFALDSARSIGWIAALIYAIAAGLRLARFNVMAERENRAPWQSEYFVGVPAPAGAMLVLLPVYLGFLGLTEDRTFAYISSAYTVLIAFLLISRLPVWSGKSEGSRLRRDLVLPLMLGVVLYVALLMSFTWEVMVFTVIVYLLSLPFGARRWRLKYGTLTIEEPGDGDDDMGRHI; from the coding sequence ATGGAGACGCCTTTTCCGCCCTTCGAACCGAACGGTCCGAACGATTCGGCACGCGGTCCCCGGCTCCGCGAAATTCCGCTGCGCCTCGTCGTTCCCAATCTCATCACGATACTGGCGATCTGCGCAGGCCTCACCGGCATCCGCCTCGCTTTCGAGAGCCGTTACGAGCTGGCGGTGATAATGGTGCTGCTGGCCGCCTTTCTCGACGGCATCGATGGGCGCGTCGCCCGCTTGATGAAAGCAACCTCCAAATTCGGCGCGCAGATGGATTCGCTCGCCGACATCGTCAATTTCGGTGTCGCGCCCGCTCTCGTCGTCTATGTCTTTGCGCTGGACAGCGCCCGCTCCATCGGCTGGATCGCCGCGCTGATCTATGCAATCGCCGCAGGCCTCCGCCTTGCCCGCTTCAATGTCATGGCGGAACGGGAAAATCGCGCGCCCTGGCAATCTGAATATTTCGTCGGCGTGCCTGCTCCTGCCGGCGCCATGCTGGTGCTGCTGCCCGTCTATCTCGGCTTCCTCGGCCTCACCGAAGACCGCACCTTCGCCTATATCTCTTCGGCCTATACGGTCCTGATCGCTTTCCTTTTGATCAGCCGCCTGCCGGTCTGGTCCGGCAAGTCGGAAGGCAGCCGATTGCGGCGCGATCTGGTGCTGCCGCTGATGCTCGGCGTCGTGCTCTATGTCGCTCTGCTGATGAGTTTCACCTGGGAAGTCATGGTGTTTACCGTCATCGTCTACCTGCTGTCGCTGCCCTTCGGAGCACGGAGGTGGCGATTGAAATACGGTACGCTCACGATCGAAGAACCGGGCGACGGTGACGACGATATGGGCCGCCACATCTGA